In a genomic window of Buteo buteo chromosome 29, bButBut1.hap1.1, whole genome shotgun sequence:
- the DECR2 gene encoding peroxisomal 2,4-dienoyl-CoA reductase [(3E)-enoyl-CoA-producing] isoform X1, whose product MAEAAAASRPPPDVDTDDCLREYRHLFSPDILAGQVAFITGGGSGIGFRIAEIFMRHGCQTVIASRNLQRVSEASKKLVAATGQQCLPLSIDVRQPQTIVAAVDEALKEFKRIDILVNGAAGNFLCPASALSFNAFKTVIDIDTIGTFNTSKVLFEKYFRDHGGVIVNITATLSYRGQALQVHAGTAKAAIDAMTRHLAVEWGPNNIRVNSLAPGPITGTEGYRRLGGRFAEEGSQFDVIPLQRAGNKTEIAHSTLYLASPLSSYVTGTTLVVDGGSWLTSANNFSALLDFWAAGANKNQ is encoded by the exons ATGGCGGAGGCCGCAGCGGCTTCCCGGCCGCCGCCGGACGTGGACACCGACGACTGCCTCCGCGAGTACCGCCACCTCTTCAGCCCCGACATCCTGGC GGGCCAGGTGGCATTCATCACCGGTGGCGGCTCGGGCATCGGCTTCCGCATCGCCGAGATCTTCATGAG GCACGGCTGTCAGACGGTCATTGCAAGCCGGAACCTGCAGCGAGTGTCAGAG gccTCAAAAAAGCTGGTGGCAGCCACAGGCCAGCAGTGCTTGCCTCTGTCCATAGACGTCAGGCAGCCCCAAACCATTGTGGCAGCAGTGGATGAGGCACTGAAAGAGTTCAAGCGGATTGACATCCTTGTCAATG GTGCTGCGGGAAACTTTCTGTGCCCAGCCAGTGCCCTGTCCTTCAATGCCTTCAAGACAGTGATAGATATCGACACCATTGGCACCTTCAACACCTCCAAAGTCCTCTTTGAGAAATATTTCCGG gacCATGGTGGGGTCATTGTTAACATCACGGCAACCCTGAGCTACCGAGGGCAGGCCCTCCAGGTGCATGCTGGTACTGCTAAGGCTGCTATAG ATGCCATGACCCGTCACCTTGCTGTGGAGTGGGGACCCAACAACATCCGAGTGAACAGCTTGGCACCTGGCCCCATTACAGGCACCGAGGGCTACCGGCGGCTGG GTGGGAGATTTGCTGAGGAAGGAAGTCAGTTTGATGTGATCCCCCTCCAGCGCGCAGGGAACAAGACGGAGATCGCCCACAGCACGCTGTACCTGGCGAGCCCCCTCTCCTCCTACGTGACGGGCACCACCCTGGTCGTGGATGGCGGGAGCTGGCTGACCTCTGCCAACAACTTCTCTGCCTTGCTGG atttctgggctgcaggagcaaacaaaaatcaatga
- the DECR2 gene encoding peroxisomal 2,4-dienoyl-CoA reductase [(3E)-enoyl-CoA-producing] isoform X2, translated as MAEAAAASRPPPDVDTDDCLREYRHLFSPDILAGQVAFITGGGSGIGFRIAEIFMRHGCQTVIASRNLQRVSEASKKLVAATGQQCLPLSIDVRQPQTIVAAVDEALKEFKRIDILVNGAAGNFLCPASALSFNAFKTVIDIDTIGTFNTSKVLFEKYFRDHGGVIVNITATLSYRGQALQVHAGTAKAAIDAMTRHLAVEWGPNNIRVNSLAPGPITGTEGYRRLGGRFAEEGSQFDVIPLQRAGNKTEIAHSTLYLASPLSSYVTGTTLVVDGGSWLTSANNFSALLGIASSSAKL; from the exons ATGGCGGAGGCCGCAGCGGCTTCCCGGCCGCCGCCGGACGTGGACACCGACGACTGCCTCCGCGAGTACCGCCACCTCTTCAGCCCCGACATCCTGGC GGGCCAGGTGGCATTCATCACCGGTGGCGGCTCGGGCATCGGCTTCCGCATCGCCGAGATCTTCATGAG GCACGGCTGTCAGACGGTCATTGCAAGCCGGAACCTGCAGCGAGTGTCAGAG gccTCAAAAAAGCTGGTGGCAGCCACAGGCCAGCAGTGCTTGCCTCTGTCCATAGACGTCAGGCAGCCCCAAACCATTGTGGCAGCAGTGGATGAGGCACTGAAAGAGTTCAAGCGGATTGACATCCTTGTCAATG GTGCTGCGGGAAACTTTCTGTGCCCAGCCAGTGCCCTGTCCTTCAATGCCTTCAAGACAGTGATAGATATCGACACCATTGGCACCTTCAACACCTCCAAAGTCCTCTTTGAGAAATATTTCCGG gacCATGGTGGGGTCATTGTTAACATCACGGCAACCCTGAGCTACCGAGGGCAGGCCCTCCAGGTGCATGCTGGTACTGCTAAGGCTGCTATAG ATGCCATGACCCGTCACCTTGCTGTGGAGTGGGGACCCAACAACATCCGAGTGAACAGCTTGGCACCTGGCCCCATTACAGGCACCGAGGGCTACCGGCGGCTGG GTGGGAGATTTGCTGAGGAAGGAAGTCAGTTTGATGTGATCCCCCTCCAGCGCGCAGGGAACAAGACGGAGATCGCCCACAGCACGCTGTACCTGGCGAGCCCCCTCTCCTCCTACGTGACGGGCACCACCCTGGTCGTGGATGGCGGGAGCTGGCTGACCTCTGCCAACAACTTCTCTGCCTTGCTGGGTATTGCTTCATCCTCTGCTAAACTCTAG